DNA from Malus sylvestris chromosome 11, drMalSylv7.2, whole genome shotgun sequence:
TCTTAGCGACATTATTAAGGTTGGAACGGAAAATGGCGCGGAGACTAATTTTCAAAAGGTTTGGAGCACTTATCGTGAAAATTGGTTGGTTTTTGAGATATAGTTGGTGTTTATGTATGTACTTGTGGAGATATTATTGTTATTGGTTTTGAGTGAATAGGCAAGTTTCACACTGGAAGCCGGGTTGAAAATCTACTCGGCGAGGGTGGATTCATTGCACGCTGAGGCATATAAGGTCCTAAGTGGGATGAATCGAGCTCGTCTTGAAGATGAACAAGGTTGGTGGTTAAGACATTGGTTTaggtttgtaattatttttGCGTCACAGATTTTGTGGTCCCTTTTTTCTTTATCTCAGGCAGTTTTCGGATTTATTAGCTTTGAGGTTCACTGCTTCTTTGCTTTGGTCAGTTCCCTAATGTTTTGCTTTGGCGACAGTAACTACTACGGAGGATGGCCATGTCAGCAACAAGCAGGGTAGGGAGAAAGAGTCAGAGAGGAAGGTATGAacttttatttgtgttttaattatattGCATTACAAACTTTGACTGCAAGTTCAAAGTAATGAATGTAGTTGTAACAGATAGATCCAATGTCGACAGTGGAATCCTCCTTCGAAGCTCTTAACATAAAGAAGTTTGATGGTAACTAGACTATCCATTTTGGTTATTATCTTGTTACTTTTTAAAGTTctaatttgatttatttttgaacTTTAGTCACATTGGTGGCGGATCCTCTATATCATCAAACGTTTGCACAGTTGGATGAAGGTGGAGCCAAGGGTCTGCTACTGAATAACCTTGGAGCATATGGAGGATGCCAGGTGCTTTCTGATGCGTACGAAGTTCCAGGGAAGTGCAGATCATGTTCATTGCAAAGTACTGCCTTGGAATTGATTGATCTCTCTTTTGCCAAAGGCGAGTGAGATTAGAATCTCTTGCTTGATTTGACCAAATCACCATCTCAGTGAGGTGGCAAATCAACTGATTGGGTTGTTAATATGTAACCATTATGACTCTTTTAGTTTGACAGCACCATAATATGGTGGTGAGATTGGTAGTGGTGATGATGGTGTAATACCTTATTATGgtgaaatcaaactaaatgGGTCTTAAAAATTACCCCTTAAGAACCCAATGGGTTGATTTGCCACCTCTTTCTCACCCCTTTCCCCCTCCCTGCCTTTTTTATTTGTCTTCTCTTTTagccatttatttattttttggtttctaTGTAGAATCTCTTGAGCAGATGGTGGTGGGCATACGCGCAAAGACTGAAATATGTCCTACTCTCAAGGAGATATTTTGCCAATTTGATGAAAATAATCATCGATCATCTCAAGATTTTAATATAAGCCAGAATGCAGATCTCAAAATGGATCCCTTCAATGCTGCGGACTATTACACATCGAACATTGATCATAATGATAATATGGGTGGTGATCATGAGAATATTAGTTTCGGAGATCCTTCATTTCAAAGTCATCATGAGGTACTTGTTATGGCTATATGCAGAAGTCATTTAGACTTTGATAAATGGCTTGTTACATAACACATTTCCGCCAACAAATCTCTAGTTTTCTCTATATATTCTTGCTGAATGAAAAAGATAAATGGAATACGTTTTCTAAATTTGCGCAGGATAATAACTCCCATACATCATATGAAGCGGATGTGGATGACAGATTTGAGAAAGTTTCTATGTTTTTGTTTCAAGGTTTGAGATTAAAGGAAAATTCATGGGCTGGTCCTGATCACTGGAAGTATTGGAGGTCTAAGGGTtggtgttacaaaggaaatgacTTTTCGGTTTGCTCTGTTGTGGGTAAGCCTTGATTTTACTGTCTTTGTTTTCTGTTCTGTAGGTTCGGAGGAAGCTCCTGCCACTCGAAGCAGACCAGCTACTAATATATCAAAGAACAAAAACTATAAGGAAGTTGAGCTTGATTTTACAGCATCTCTAGACAACGAAATTCCAAATATCTTTGCTGTGCCAAAAAATTTCAAGTCTTCACTCCTACCTGCAAATCGAATACCTGTCAGTAACAGGCTTCCAGATGACTACCATTATAAACCTGAGAATCTTGTCAAGTTGTTTCTTCTTCCCAATGTTCTGGTAATGATTTCTCCATGTTGTCCAATAATATACAAAGCCATTGTTATccatgataaaaaatttcaaggaAAGATGGAGATTCTGACATGATCATGATCTCACTCCATGTATAGGACGCTAATCCAGGGTAGATATCCATCGGTTGAGTTTGTGATAACTACAGTATAAGAATCCGCAAAATAAAATTTGTCACTTAGTTAAAGAGTTGAATACAAATGATACCATGCTATTACTCAGAATATGTTGTACTTGTGCAGTTCCATGTTTCATATTttgtttgtgttcaagcttAATTCCGTTATGTAGTAAGGGTTGGTTTTGTTATGAGCTGAGCCTAGGTTATGCTAAAGCCAATCTTGAACTGTTTATCAGGTCTAAAATCATACAATGGTCTTGTGCCTTCAAACGATGGCCAAATGGTTAGCCTGTCCAAGTTGTAGGCTTAATATTGGCCTTAGGACACTTTTTCTCATATTTCTGCCTAGGTTTCATTAGTTTCTGAATCCTTATGTTGTTTGATGTGGCTAGTggtaaaatttcaatttttattgtaGTGCCTTGGGAAGAGACGACAACAGCATACAGGTGCCAGCTTCTTCGTACGCACGGGTGTGTGCGTGTCAGTTTAAACATCCATCATGATTCAAATGTCTATTTATCATCCActtgtaattttgttttaatgGTTTTTTATCTATTGGCTTATGATAGTGATCTTATTTTACTCTAGAACGAAAAAGGCTAATTTCTGCACAACTCTTACTAGAATTGAAGGATGactcttatttttaattttcagattATAACTCCTGGAAACAAAGTCACAATTTTGATGAAGCACTGCCACCATGGGACGATGAGAGTGTGCTTAGTGGCCAATATGATGATGGATGTATTCATAGCGATGTAGAAGACTCGGATACTCTTGTCTCTCCACCTCGTCAGGTttcaaatttttctttgttagtTTGTGAATATGAAAACTTTACCTTGGTAGTTGGTGCTCATTTGGAATTTTAGATTAGGTCAGTAGATCTTCCAATAAATTGGGCGAAACTGCAATAACAAAAATGTGAAGCGATTTCTCTGAAATGGATTACAGGGTGCCACTGAAATTAGGTTGGGAAAACGTGGCTATCTCAACCCTGCATGCTGGGGTTGTTCATTTTTTGTTGCTTTCCTGGACATGCAATTACTTTGTGTGTGAACTGAAATTACAATGTCCTCATTGTTTAATGATAATAACGCACTGAGAAAATCAATTTTTTGGGAATGCTGGGCGTTATGTTTCCGCACGAAGAACTTCTGGTTAAAGACTCTGACTTGTGATGTTTCAGGTAAGCAACATTGAAGTTCGGTACGACAGAACTTCAAAACAAGTTGATGTTCATGCATTGAAGGAAACTCTGTGGGGTCATATGCAAGAATCTGCCAGAGTTCCTACTGCGGTAAGCATATTCTGATTGCATGTGCGGAATTCATATTGTTTTTCTTCAACAtgttcatgaattttttttccagTCTCATAACTTAAGTATCTCTTTGCAAGTTACTCGGgtatattttcttgttttatctACTAAAGGAGGCTTTTCATTCATTCTGAATATTACTCGACTTACAGAAGGAATTCAAAGACACCATATCCTTCAAGTATGTCCTGGCTACCTTTCCTGTCAATTGCCGAGCTGCAACGGCTCAGGATATCACGCCCCATTTGTGTTTCATCTGCCTTTTGCATCTAGCTAACGACCGCGGGCTAAGCATAGATGACTGCCCAACTTTAGATGACATGAACATTCATCTTCCATCTCGTCGAATCTCAGATGGAGTGGACCAGCCCTCATCGTAGGCAAAGATGTAGTGTACATTTTGATATGTGAATATTTGAAGCTGGCTTGCCATCGCCATATGCAAGCAACCGGGGCCTTTCGAGCAGTACTGAAAGAAACGTAAGCCTATTTCAGTCGCCTTGATTCTCATGTTTTGCTGCATGCTGTTGTGTTGATTTTGAGCACGCCCTGAACTTTCCTAAGCTAATCCAGCTTCTGTATATGCTGTTCAATGTGTCTTGTGTGAATTTGATATGAAATATCAGCTCCTAATTTGCTTCCTGTgcaataattttatttgattttgtgggAATGCTAACACTAGTCACGCATCACTGAATGCTAGCCGTTGCTCTTTATGTTTCCCTCTTCGGGTCCCAGAATGATCGACGGGTAGCATCCACAGGGCCCATGTGCGACTGATGCTGGCACAACCCTTGTGTCAATTAGTAGAAATTGAGAAGGTATGCAAGGTGAGCTGGGACTGAAGTTTATTGGGACCAATTATATGCAAAGTAGCTATTTTAGAATGGAAAACcaatgaaaaaggtttgaaaactttgagttttaacgataaagataaaataaagagtaaagtgaatagtaccaggattgactttttagtataaaaatgtgatttttcattaaagtaaacaggaccggaaacttttcgttaaagttcccattttAGAAAGCTAGGCTCTCAACTGAAGAGTTGTTAGCTGCCAGTACAAGTTATACAATAatagggcttgtttggtatgcAGAATTGGATCTTAatgaatgatttttaatttcacGATACGTtgagatgaaaaataaaaatattatgacCAGATTCTCATCCAATCATTTTTAAAAATGGTAAGAGTGGAAGGGACGAGTTTTCTTCATGTCTAATGCTCTTCGAATCCCCTCAAAATTCATTCACTTCTACTTTCAATACACCTTAAAACTAGAAAGTTACTCGTTCCAATCCAATCATATATACCAAACGGGCGGAAATCTTGgacaaaaaacacaaaagggAAACTGTGAGTTATCTGGCGCTTAGTTGGATCAAAAGGATAAGGGAGTATCTAAATCTGTTGGACAAGATTTGTCGGTGCAAAGCACGTTGAgcattgctttctttctttccatttcAAGTCTCCTAAGATCTCTTCATTTCCAATCCTAGGAAAAGTGGAATCATCATCGTCATCCTACAACCTCGAAAGAACATTTAGAATCCTTTGGATTTAGTTTTGAACAATATTTGACTACTCAAATATGAGTAGGAATTTCTACtcacaatttttcaaaattgtttGTTGTCAACTTATAAAACTTCGTGTTTATAATCAGAACCGTTCAAATTATAAATCACCCTATAAAGAtcttctctaaaaaaaatcaattaaaaataaggtcgtttagtcattaaaatgtttgaaaacaaaTGAACGGTATTGGTAAAGGCATTACCAACCGTTTATGCatttgctacaatagattgactaaacgatcttagttttaatttatttttggcatAGATAATCTTTACAGTGTGATTCATAATATAAAAGATTCTAATCATAGGTACAAAACTCTGTGATTCATAATATAAGGTTTTGAATATGAGCTCCTACTTATCTTTGAGGAgtcaaatatttttctttaggTATTTTTGGTTGGATTGAGTGTTTGTGTAGGCTTATAGGCTATCTGATCTCATGTGGGTCCTACAATTGTCTGTACACACAAATATTACTGACTGCATTAGTCATCtaatttaacttatttaagaTTACAGATCCAGATTGTTCAAAAAGGTGACAAAAGAAAAGTTTGAATAGTAAAATCATGTGCATTTGTATCCTTTGCCTTATCCATTTCTTTGGGAGCCATCTATTTATGGGTTCTCTTTTGACGGTACTGAAAATTAggattcaaataaataaataaataaatattgttctttatttttgaaaaattgttaTCGACGTTTCAAATTAGGTGTTTTGTATTTTGCATTATAAATCAGAATGGGATACTCATTGTACTGAAGGACTGCATGACTAATACTCGTCTATTTTTGTTGATATTTAAGAAAGGGTTAATGCTAATTTGCTTTAATAATtctcacttagtactacaactTAGTGGTAGGTTCTCACCAAATATGAATATTGTGAGACTTAATCAACTTCTTCACCTTTTTAAAATAGATTAGTTTAAAAAAGAATTATCTGCTTTAGCAACTAGAAAAGATAATAGTTAAATAAAAAAGGGGAAttcagaagaaaagaaaaaagtttgcgGACCCTTTTAGGTGTGTCTTAAAGTCGggtcattttattttgattgGGAGAGGCGAAAAAGTCCAAAATGAACGGACAAGTGGGCCTTGGAAGTGGAGGGGTTGTGACGGACCATTCACTACAGCCTACAGGCGCACTAGTGCTACAAGTGGGACTCTTTGCTAGATTCTTGGGGGGTCCACAATTAATTAGCCgactcataaaaaataaaataaaataaaaaaactttacGAAAAActcccagtactgttcactttaacgaaaaatcatatttttacacttaaaactcaaagttttcaagccatttttattagttttccttaaaaaaaaaattagcgtAAGTGTTATTATCAATTTACTTATGTTATTAACATGAATTTAGCTTTTAATACCTTAAATCTATAT
Protein-coding regions in this window:
- the LOC126588662 gene encoding condensin complex subunit 2-like isoform X1 codes for the protein MAEAMSPKPPAEPRSTASTASRPQSPTSPLFVLGSNDDQLERAQARVARAAAIRRKAATVSAHSSLPDDRCLSREQIIKLFQECIKLASENKITQKNTWELKLIDHLSDIIKVGTENGAETNFQKASFTLEAGLKIYSARVDSLHAEAYKVLSGMNRARLEDEQVTTTEDGHVSNKQGREKESERKIDPMSTVESSFEALNIKKFDVTLVADPLYHQTFAQLDEGGAKGLLLNNLGAYGGCQVLSDAYEVPGKCRSCSLQSTALELIDLSFAKESLEQMVVGIRAKTEICPTLKEIFCQFDENNHRSSQDFNISQNADLKMDPFNAADYYTSNIDHNDNMGGDHENISFGDPSFQSHHEDNNSHTSYEADVDDRFEKVSMFLFQGLRLKENSWAGPDHWKYWRSKGSEEAPATRSRPATNISKNKNYKEVELDFTASLDNEIPNIFAVPKNFKSSLLPANRIPVSNRLPDDYHYKPENLVKLFLLPNVLCLGKRRQQHTGASFFVRTDYNSWKQSHNFDEALPPWDDESVLSGQYDDGCIHSDVEDSDTLVSPPRQVSNIEVRYDRTSKQVDVHALKETLWGHMQESARVPTAKEFKDTISFKYVLATFPVNCRAATAQDITPHLCFICLLHLANDRGLSIDDCPTLDDMNIHLPSRRISDGVDQPSS
- the LOC126588662 gene encoding condensin complex subunit 2-like isoform X2, which codes for MAEAMSPKPPAEPRSTASTASRPQSPTSPLFVLGSNDDQLERAQARVARAAAIRRKAATVSAHSSLPDDRCLSREQIIKLFQECIKLASENKITQKNTWELKLIDHLSDIIKVGTENGAETNFQKASFTLEAGLKIYSARVDSLHAEAYKVLSGMNRARLEDEQVTTTEDGHVSNKQGREKESERKIDPMSTVESSFEALNIKKFDVTLVADPLYHQTFAQLDEGGAKGLLLNNLGAYGGCQVLSDAYEVPGKCRSCSLQSTALELIDLSFAKESLEQMVVGIRAKTEICPTLKEIFCQFDENNHRSSQDFNISQNADLKMDPFNAADYYTSNIDHNDNMGGDHENISFGDPSFQSHHEDNNSHTSYEADVDDRFEKVSMFLFQGLRLKENSWAGPDHWKYWRSKGSEEAPATRSRPATNISKNKNYKEVELDFTASLDNEIPNIFAVPKNFKSSLLPANRIPVSNRLPDDYHYKPENLVKLFLLPNVLCLGKRRQQHTDYNSWKQSHNFDEALPPWDDESVLSGQYDDGCIHSDVEDSDTLVSPPRQVSNIEVRYDRTSKQVDVHALKETLWGHMQESARVPTAKEFKDTISFKYVLATFPVNCRAATAQDITPHLCFICLLHLANDRGLSIDDCPTLDDMNIHLPSRRISDGVDQPSS